CCACAAACGATCCCTTTCAACGGGCGGAAATCGCCTTCTTTTTGGCAAAAGCTCATTTGATGAAAGGTGATGCGCGCCCTGCTGAATATTGGTTGAATCAGGTGCTGGCACAAAACGTGGCGGATTATCGGGAGGAGGCAACGACTTTGCTGCAAAAATTGACGAGGCGAAGGAAATAACGAATTGCCATCCTGCCACAGTCTTGAGTGGAAGACGTAGCGCCGTCATCCTGACTGCACGCAAAATGTCTGCGCTACGTTCCCGACCCACGACCGCGAAGATTTTGTCGCGCAAGCTTCCAGCTTGCCTTCGTTTGCAGATTGGAAGTCGGCGCTACGAATTACCATATTATTTGCTTGACTATGGAAGAAAAAATTGTAAAATTATAAAACCATTTTATGGAGTTGTTTATGCCGGTGTTAACCGTCAAAAGACCATTACGAGAAAAACTGGGAAACGAGGCCACCGACGCTTTGGTCGATCTGATCAACCAAGCCCAAGCCGAACAAACGAATAGCATCTTAAAGTTCGTTGAAGAAAAGTTCGAACGGCGACTTTCCGAAGAGATTTCAAAATTGGAAACAAAAATTTCCGAAACCAGAGCCGACTTGATCAAATGGATGGTTATTTTTTGGGTCGGCCAGGTCGCGGTCATTTTGGGAATATTGTTCGCTTTTTTCAAAAAGTGAAAACGTCCAACCCGGACGAGCTGGAACCAATTAGGAAAAGGCTTTTTGTATCCGGATTTTACGAATCGTCCGGATCAAAAAATAATGGCTTGCCTCCGGGCGATTCGGTAATCCGGATACCGCTCTAAAATATTTTTCTGGCATAGATTCAACTTTAAAGTGACTGAAGGCGTCACTACGAACGCTTACTTCCCAATCAACACAAACGGCGCCCAATAGTAGGGCCTGGCATATTTGACCTCGTGTTCGATCATTCGCAGCTTGGCCTCCCGCAGCGCCGCAGCTTTGCTTTTCCCCTCCAGCATGTTCTGATAAAAAGCGATCATCAAATTCGCTGTGCTCACATCGTTCACCTGCCACAACGACACCAGCAGGTTGGTAGCGCCCGCATAAAGAAAGCCGCGCGTCAATCCGATCAATCCCTCGCCTCTCGCTAATTTGCCCAAGCCCGTCTCGCACGCGCTCAGCACCGCCAAATCCGCATTCAAATTCAAATTGTAGATTTCCCCGAGATAAAGAATGCCGTCTTCTTCGGGCGAATCGTTTTGCGCCAGTATCAGTCCCGACAATTGGGGTTTGGACTCATTCACCAGGCCATGGGTGGCAAAATGCACATAGCGATAACTGTCCAGCGGGCTCGATTTCAAATTGGCCTCATTGGCGCGACGCTCCCATAGCACTTGCGTTTTATTCCCGAACCAGCGCTCGAAAAAGCCCGCTTTTTTCTCGAACAGGTCTTGCACGCCCTGCACTTCATCTCTGGTGGCGGGGAGAAAGCCCATTTCCAGGGAGCGCGTCGAATCGACGGTTCGTTGCGCCGCGAGGAATTCCGTGCTGCGGCTGTTGCTGGGCAGCCCGCCTGGGAAAATCGGCGCGTAAGCCAGATAATCGCGATCAACGATGCCGCGCCGGCGCTTTTGCATCTCCCATAACAGCGTGGCGGAATAGGCATAGCTGATCGCATGCTTTTTCAGCACGAATGGCAGCGCACGATAATCCTTAATACCTGCCGAATCCACCGTGTCCGTTAGCAAGGTTTCAAACGGAATATGGCTGAGCAACCCGTCCGGAACCATGATCAGATTTTGGCGGTCGAGGGCATGTTTGATCGGATCCAGAAGGGTTTGATAAAGCCAATGGCCGGTGCGTAGGTATTGCGCATAATTCTGCTCGACGATGGCTGCCCGAAGCTCCCTCACCCGGTGCTCCAATAGCGAATCTCTGGACGCACTTTTTAAATCCAAATGATTATTGGTGAGCGCAAAGAGGTAAAGCGAATCCTGCCCGACGAAATATTCAACCAGCGCGGTGCGCTCATCCAAAAGCTGTTCTTGCAGCTCTCGCGCGGTAGCGATTCGGTTTTGATATTTTAGATTGAAATAATCGGGATGATTCTTTTCGTGCTGCGCCAGCAGGGTTTCATATTCGCGTTTCAGGTCAAATAACCTGCTCTGCCACGAAAGCACTTTCGTGCTGTCGGCGGCTTTGCCTTTTGATTCCTCTTCGAGGACGCTTTTCTCGTAGAAAGCCAAATCGGCGCGCAGACGGCGCTCCTTTTCCAAAAGGCTGTCCGGGATGCCGGCAAACTTTTTGGCCTTGGCTTCGGCAAGCGCCTCCAACAAGATGCCGGCGCGACTTTTTTCGGCAAAGTGCCAGGCCTGCTCCAGGTGTTGTGGATCGCCGGTGGCGACATAAAGGGCGTGAGCGATCCGTATTGCTTGTTCATAAGTCTGCGTGGATTTCTCGGCGAGAAAAAGCTTGGCGCCTTCGACCTTGTAGCCGCGGCGAATCTGGTCAATCAAATCCACCGCGAGTTGGCAGGTGGACAACGCGGTTTGCAAATCGTCGAGTGCATGGGATGCAGCTGCCGCGCGCTTCGCCAATGCCTTCGCCTTTTTGTGCAACGACTCCAGCAGTTTCTCCTCCGATAGGACGTGTTGTAGCGAAGGGTTGGCCGTGATCGCAGGATCGGCAAAATCGCGCGCATTCGCCTGCAGGGCTTGTTGATAGCTTACCAATGCTGCGGCATACTCGCCCTTCTCAAAATGCACATCGCCGATGAGATTGTAGATCTCCGCCAAGTCCGGGTGATGCTGGCCCCAAACGCCCTTCATAATTGCTAGCGCCTTCTGATAATGCTGCAAAGCCTTTTCGTAGTTGCCTTTCCTGGCATAAACCAACCCCAGATTGCCGTAACAGTGCGACACCGCGCGACTATTTTCCCCCAGCAACGATAATCTGATGTCCAATGCCTTTCGATGATATTCCAGCGCCTCGACATACTCGCCCATTTCCAGATACGTATTGCCCAAGTTGTTATATCTTTCTGCGACGGCAAGATGGCGCTCACCCAATTGCTCCGTGATTAGCTCCAATGATTTCCGGCTGAACTCCAGAGCGCGGTCATAATCGCCTTGCTGATGATAAATCAGTCCAAGGTTGCGATGCAGATTGGCGGTGGGCAAGCGCATGGATTTGTCGCCCCCAAAGGCCTCCCAGATCGCCATCGTTTTCAAATAATATTCCAGCGCGAGATCATACTCACCCCGGTGGAAATGCAAACTTCCAAAATAAAAGTAGAGAGAACCAGTTTCCCGGCTTTTGAGCTCTTTATCAATGGCCTGCCTGGCCACCAGCGCATTTTGCAACGATTGCAAGGCCTGGTCATAATAACCCTTACCCGAGTACATCATGCTGATCCTGGTATGGGTATCGGCAATTTTTCCCAGCTTTGACTCATCCGCATTGGCCTGCAAGTATGGAAAGCGCTTTTTGAAAATAAAAGATTGCCTGGTCGTTATCATCTTTGATATGAGATAAAGTCCCGAGAATCTCGTAGACCGAAGCCAGAACAGGATGATCTTCACCGAGCCGCTGCAAGCCGATTTCCAAAGCGTGCGAAAGCTTTTGGCTTGCCTGGTCAAAGGAGCCGATTCGCATTAATGTTCTTGCCATTTCCGCATACGCGCGCACGTAGCCTTCCCAATTTTGATCGGCCTCGAAAAACCTGCTTGCCTTCTCGAAATAAGTTATTGCACTGTCATACCGGCTGTTTTTGAAAAACTCTTCGGCGTGGGCAAAGATTTGATCCGCGAGGGAGCTGTCGGCCAGCGCAGTTGGGCTTGGCTGCGAAACGCCAACAGAAGGTTTGTTGACAGGAGCTGTTTTGGAGGGTTGGCGCTCCCGCGAACAGGAACAGAAAAAGAATAAGATGGCAGCTAAAACCACCTCTTTGCAAAATGCTGATTTGTGGTGCCTCATGATAGCTTTGGTGTAGAGTTTTTCTTGAATAAGTATGAATTAGCGGTCTGAATCGGAAAACTGAAGTTTTGCACTCCGAGTTCAGGTGGCTAAATTCGTACCTCGAATATAACTTTCGTAGCAGACCCTTCAGGGTCGGAGCGCCTAAAGGCACTACGACGGAACTTCATTTTCATTATTCATTTACCCTCACAAAAAGATAATAGGTTTTCTCTTATGGCACAAGGGTAAAATTTTTTTGAAAATCCCCGTTACAAAACCAGAAATGGATTCCCTATACAAGAGGAAAAAACCGAAAAACTCTTTGACGCGGAGGTTTCACATGCCAACAGTAAATGTATTTTGGAGTCTGGCGGTAGTGAGCGGCTGGGCACTCATCCTTGCCACCACCGTCACCGGACAAAATTACCCACCTGCCATCGAATACGCCTCGCTTTTGGATCTGCGCTTCTACGAACAGACCGGCGGCTTTCTGGTGGAAAACCTGCAACTGGTTTTTCCACCTCAACAGGAGCAGAAGCTGGAGTTCGTCATTGCTCGTGCCACGGGCGAGGCCGTGGCAATCGTGCCGTTGCGCAAGGAACGACTGGGTGAGAATTTTCCTGCTTTTGCACGCCTCCAACCCAGTGGCCATCCTGGCAATGTTCAGGTGGGACAGGCCGGCGATTTCGTGATGAGCGTGAAAGCCAACGGCCAAACTCTGACGACGCTGCCGTTCACGCTGCGCGCTGAAGGCAGTGATGATCCTTTCAACCCTAAAAAAACTTTTGTGCTGGATGGGCCGTGGCGCTCGCTGGCCTATCTCTTCGTGCCGGTGGATGAGGCCGAAAGTCCGCTCTCCTTCAGATGGTGGATGAGCGGACAAGAACTGCCGGCGGACATGAAACAGGCGACCTGCACCGTGCATCTGATGCGCGGCACCCAGGAAATATGCGGGAGCCGCACCAAGGTCGTTCTCGATGCTTCCAATAAACTTTGGGCATCCAGGGTTATTGACTTCTATCTTGAAAAAGAAAGAAAGATTCTCACCCTGGCGATGCTTACCGCTCAGGATGGCGATTATCGGATCGTGTTCAAGGCCAAAGACAAGGTCATCAAATCCTACGCCGTGCCGGTGAAAGGCGGCAAAGTACAGCGATTGAAGCGCTGCGATTTGAGCTTCCAGCCACATACCGATTTCATCTCGCCGCGGCTGGTGGACACCTTGAGTGGCTCGAGCTCGAGATACAAGATGGTGGAGGCATTTTGGGTGGAAGCTGGAAAATAGTGAAATAGTATACTGAGGGTACCACGTATCATCGACCCCAAATTTTAGCAGACGTGGGAGGAGATCATCCCACCCGCCAATTATTCTAATCAATAAGCATAAGGAGAATGAATCATGAAATCCTCATTTTTAATCCTGATGGCCGTTTTGGTGGCAATACTTACGGTCCTCGGTACAATGGTTGTGTCACCGGTCGCCGCGGCCGACGATGTCAAGATCACCGGCTCAGCCTTCGTGTACAAGGGCATTCGCTACTTCCGCGCGAAATCGGAGAACGTCGATCTAGGTTCCTACGGCGAGAAGAAGACGCCCCTCACGCAGGCGAACTATCTGGCGGTCCAGAACAAGGTCAAGGCCGACAACCTGGCCAAGATCAACGTCAATATCAGCGGGCCTTATTCGATCGACTGGGCCAAATTCTCCAGCACGGATGTCAACGCGGGCATCAACTACCTGAAGGCGGGCGGCGCCACGGCTGCCTTCAGCCACGACGCGGCCAAGAAGGCCGACCTCAAGCTCGTGAAGATCTACATCAATGAGGGGCCGCTCAAGACCCTGTTGAACAACCACGCCGACGGAGCACGGAACTACATGGCGGATGAGGGCGACGACGCCCGGATCGCCAGCGAGATCTGGGTGGCGATGGAAGCGGAGCTCGCGTCCCAGATCACCAACGATTTCAACATCACGGGCGAGGCCTCAAGCGGCGGGTTCACCGTGGAGTTCAGCGCAAGCACGTCCTCGACCAAGAAGTCCACGATCACGATCCCACCCAACACGACCTTCGCCTATCTGCTCCACAAGGTGACGAAGTGGAGCAACAACAAGACAAAGGTCGAGGACATGGAGGACGACCAGCAGAGCCTGAACTGAGTCTGTCATTAGTTGTAGTCGGCCGGGCCCAGCGTTTTTGAAGTAAAATCGTAGCACAGGCATCCTGCCTGCTTTACTTGTCCCCCCGTGGCGGGAGAAGTCTGCGCTCCGTGACTAAAACCCAGATCGAAATCATGAAGACTCGATTCTCTTTTCTCGCGCTGGCAGCATTACTGCTTGCCACCCTGAATGTGCGCACGCTTTTCGCGCAGATTCACGAAATCAATCACGAAACCGTGAACGCCTACGGCTGGTTTGGCGGTGACAATCGACCCAATCAACAACGAACGGTCGGTGTCGGGCAAAGTGTATTGATCGATACCGCGATGACAGTCAGGAACTTCGCCTTTTATTTCAGAGGCCCGTTCGATTACGCCGCCAATCCCGAAGGCAGGGGGCACGCAGTGACGCTCACGCTGAACGTGCGCGACGCTGCCGGCGCCATTCTCAAAACCTTACAGGTGGCTGTGCCTGATACTTTTTCCGCAGGCTGGGTGACGTGGAGCGGCATCGATCTCGCGGTCGCCGCGAATACAACCCTCATCTTCACCTGCTATCTGGTGGGCGCGTACGATTCTTCTCAATACAGGGCCAGCCACGGCGCCGACGCCAATCAAGGCTATACCGAGGGGGTTCGTTATGGCAAAAACGGAACCAGCGACGCGGATATGGAAAGCTGGACCGACTGGGTGGTGCATCCGAGCTGGGATTCGGCGTTTCGTTTGCAGGGAACATTGACCTCCCCAACTCCCACCAACGTCCGCGGCTGGTATGCCGATGGCCAAGTTTGGATTCTGTGGGATCTCGACAACAACCCGCCGGAAACCTATGCCATTTACAGCAGTCCAACGCCCTTCACCAACATCAATCAAGCGCAACTCATCGGCCGGCTGTATGAAGAAGAATGGCTGCCCTTTGCGCTGCGCACGCAACTCAACTCCAATGCTAATTATGTGATTCCAAACGGTCAAGGGGGTCGCTACACTCTGCCCCCTAATACAGGTTTGTTCGTCGAAACCGTGCACGAGAGTGGCGCGAAGTATTATGCCGTGGTGAAATGGGGCGAGACCGCGATTACCAACAATATCACACCGAACCCCATCAGCTACGCCTACGATGTGAACGATCCGGTGGAATGCCATCCGCAGGGGACGGCGACGCTGCCTTCCGGGCATCGCGCCACCGCGTATTATATGTGGGCCGACGGCCGCGACAATCATTGGGAAGGCCGGCCAGATTTTCCCATCATGGCCAATCGCCACAAGAACGGCATGCCGAGCTTCTTCATTGTGAGCGAAGCGAAGAATTTGCCGCCGGGAAAAGTTTCGGCGGTGCATTGGCTGCACGGCGGCGAAGGCACGGCCAGACAGTCGCTTCCTGCCAGTCGCGCTTCCATCAACATCGAGCCGCAAGACGGCTTGCTGGTCGCGCATAATGATGATTTCATTCGCAAGATGATCATCAATGGCGTTGTGGGCAAACTCGAGGCAAAGAGCAACTCCTGGTGGTTTGGGTGGGCGAAAAATTTGGATCCGTTTGACAACATTCGCCCCATGCCCGCGGATGGCGACACTGTCGTTAATTACACCCAACGGCGTTTGCTGTGGATCAACGATTGGCTCGTCAAAAATCGCAACGTCGATCCGGAGCGCGTGGCGATACAAGGCCATAGCGTAGGTTCGGCAGGAACCACGGCGCTGGCGAAAGCCTTTCCCAATGTCTTTGCCACGGCGTGCATTTTCAACAACGGTTTTGGCGGCCCAACCAATAACGCCGACACAACTGCGGGACAAGGCGCGCACATTCTGGGAACGCCGGCACAGAATCTTCCCACCAACTTGCGCAATTACCGCGGCGACGTGGTGCGCGCTTACGATCTTTTCAATCTGAGCACGCCGATTGCGAGCACGCGCGATATGGCCCTCATGCGCTCGTGGCACGGCAAAAATGATGACAATGGCACCATGCAATGGGACGCGTATGTGGTGGAAGAATACCACCGGGCGGACTCGAGCGCCTGGGGCATGCAGCTTTTCTGGGATGAGCGCCGGCATGGTCTGGATAATTTGCGGGTGCATTGGAGTCACGGCCCCGGCAATTTGCAAACCGAGCGCGACGATGCGGCCTATCAAGTGCGCTATCGCGCCAATCAATCCTTTCCGGCTTTTTATAATCATCAAAAATATCCGGGCAGCAACAAAGACCCCGGCGACGGCACCCGCGGTACTGGCGGCGCGGGCGTTGGCGATGATTGGGGAAGTTTCGGCGGCTATCATGATTGGGAGGTGAACTCGATTGTCGATACGCCGGGCCGGTGGGAAGTGACGGCGTATCTCATCGGCTTGTCATCGCACCTGATGGATAATTCGCCAGACGCCAGTCTCACTTCGGATCTGGCGATTCGCAAGCCGCAGCAATTCAAGCCGCCGACCGGCAGACAATTGCACTGGTCGGTCACACGTATTTCGGACGGACAAGTTCTGCAAAGCGGCATGACCACGGTTGGGCCGGATGATTTGGTGAGTCTCACCGGCATCACGCTCTACAGAGACCCCGACCGTGTGCGCATTCGCGTGGTTGATCCGACGGTGGCGGTGGAGTCGCGCGACCCAGAAATTCTGCCGACGGAATTTAGTTTGTCGCAAAATTATCCGAATCCGTTCAACCCGAGCACAGTAATCAGTTTTCAGTTGCCCGTGAGCCGCCATGTGACGTTGAAAGTGTTCGATGTGACTGGTCGCGAAGTGGCGACGCTGGTGGAGGGCAGGAGGAATGCCGGCAGACACAGCGTTACACTCCGCTCGAATAATCTCCCGAGCGGCGTTTACTTCTATCGGCTCGTTGCCGGCGATTTTCACGAAACGAAAAAAATGATGTTAATGAGATAAGAAAGTAACTTGCGTAGTAACGCCTTCAAACGCCGCCCCTGAAGATTTCCTAACCAAAGTCACTACTACGAAAATTGTTTTCAGAGATAACGACGCGAGGCGAAATCATGAACTATAAAAACTTGTTTTTGGCGGTGATGGTATTGCTTCAAACGACAAATCTTCATGGCCAGAAGGATTGCAACAAAACCTCCATCGGACAAGTGCCGCTCACCGATTTGCGCACGGGCACGTATCAAGGCTATGCCGGCGGGCTTTATCCCAACGGCAGCAACTTTTTGCCGGGCGCGCATAAAGCCGCGGGCTTGCTGGCTGCCGCGCAAATCAGGCCGCTCAATCAAGCAGGAAGCGTTGATTTCCTCAATGGCAAGATCGGCCTCATTGCCATTGGGCCGTCATTCGCCACCATGGAGTTTTCCGCCTTCAAAATACTCGTCGCGCAAGATCCCACGGTCAATCCCGAGCTCGTGCTCGTGGATGGCGCACAAAGTGGCAAGTCCGCGGCGCAATTTGCCGACACCACCGATCAGGTTTGGACCGTGATCGCGCAGCGCCTCGCCGATGCCAATGTCACGTGGCAACAGGTGCAAGTGGCGTGGGTGAAATCCGTGAACACGATCCACAACGCCGGCTTTCCGGCCGATCAAACCAAACTCAGCAATGATCTCGCACAAATTGCGCGAAATCTCAAGGCGAAATTTCCCAACATTAAGCTCGCTTATTTCACCAGCCGCAGCTATGGTGGTTACGGCAACAATGAGCCCTATCCTTACGAAACCGGCTTCGCGGTGAAATGGCTGATCGAGAGACAAATCAACGCCGACACCACGCTGCGTTTTGTCGGCGCGAACGCCAAGGCGCCGTGGCTGGCATGGGCACCGTATTTGTGGGCCGATGGCACAAGGCCGCGGCAGGATGGCGTGACGTGGGAATGCAGCGATTATCAAGACGACGGCGTGCATCCCTCGCTCTCCGGTCGCGCCAAGGTGGCGAGAATGTTGTTGACGTTTTTCAAAACCGATTCCACGGCCAGCTCGTGGTTTCTGCGAAATCCGCCGACCGCGGTTGAAGAGACGCCACACTTTTCTCCGAGCGGTTTTGTTTTGGAGCGAAATTATCCGAATCCATTCAACCCGGCGACTGTGATCAATTTTCAGTTGCCAGTAGACAGTTACATGACGCTGAAGGTGTTCGATGTGAGCGGCCGCGAAGTCGCGACGCTGGTGCATGAACAACTCGAAGCGGGCAAACACAATGTTGTGTTCAAGGCCGGTCACCTTCCCAGCGGCGTTTATTTCATCCGCCTCACGGCCGGACAATTTACCCAAATTCGGAAGGCGACGTTGATCAAGTAACGCGACTTTCAATTCGCAACCAAATTTTATTGGAGACAGATAAGCACGGATTTCCACAAATTTTATCTGTATTGATCCGTGAAAATTTGTGTCTTAAAAATCTTCGCGAAGGTGATAGTTTTTCATCACGATGAAAATGTAGCGCAGACATCTTGTCTGCATGCCCCGCAAAGCGGGGGAAGCCTGCGCTACGGTATTTTCGTGATGCAATGCAACCCCATCAAAAAACAAGGAGGCCGGTCATGAGATTTGCGCTACGTCAATTCATGTTCACCATGCTTCTGCCGCTCTCTCTTTTTGCGCAGAACAAGTGGGAATGGCAAAATCCCCTGCCGCAAGGCTACGCGCTGTACGATCTGCACATTTTCGATGCGAACACGGTGCGGGCGGTGGGCGAGGCCGCAACCGCCGTCACAACGAGTAATGGCGGCACGAGTTGGAGCTTGCAGCACAACATTGGCGGCGAGCTGATCACGGTTCAGTTCGAGGCCGTGAGCTTTGCCGATGCGACCACCGGCTTTGCCGTCGGCCCCGGCGATCGCATTTACAAAACCACCAACGCCGGCACGAGCTGGTCGCTGCAAAACACGGGTGTGCTCTCCACGCTGCGCGGCGTTGATTTCATCAATGCGCAAACCGGTTGGGCCGTTGGTGATGCCGGCACCATCATTCGCACTACCAACGGCGGCACGGGCTGGACGACGCAAACCAGCGGCACAACACAAGCCTTGAATGATGTCGATTTCTTCGACGCCAACAACGGCTGCGCCGTTGGCAGAGGCGGCACGATTTTGACGACGACCAACGCCGGCACAAGTTGGACCATGCGCAGCGCCGGAACCAACGCCATCCTCAATGCCGTGCAACTCATCAACGCCACCACCATTGTCGCGGTGGGCAATGGCGGTGTCATTCTCAAAACGACGAACGGCGGCGCGAGCTGGACGATATTCAACA
This candidate division KSB1 bacterium DNA region includes the following protein-coding sequences:
- a CDS encoding CHAT domain-containing protein, coding for MMYSGKGYYDQALQSLQNALVARQAIDKELKSRETGSLYFYFGSLHFHRGEYDLALEYYLKTMAIWEAFGGDKSMRLPTANLHRNLGLIYHQQGDYDRALEFSRKSLELITEQLGERHLAVAERYNNLGNTYLEMGEYVEALEYHRKALDIRLSLLGENSRAVSHCYGNLGLVYARKGNYEKALQHYQKALAIMKGVWGQHHPDLAEIYNLIGDVHFEKGEYAAALVSYQQALQANARDFADPAITANPSLQHVLSEEKLLESLHKKAKALAKRAAAASHALDDLQTALSTCQLAVDLIDQIRRGYKVEGAKLFLAEKSTQTYEQAIRIAHALYVATGDPQHLEQAWHFAEKSRAGILLEALAEAKAKKFAGIPDSLLEKERRLRADLAFYEKSVLEEESKGKAADSTKVLSWQSRLFDLKREYETLLAQHEKNHPDYFNLKYQNRIATARELQEQLLDERTALVEYFVGQDSLYLFALTNNHLDLKSASRDSLLEHRVRELRAAIVEQNYAQYLRTGHWLYQTLLDPIKHALDRQNLIMVPDGLLSHIPFETLLTDTVDSAGIKDYRALPFVLKKHAISYAYSATLLWEMQKRRRGIVDRDYLAYAPIFPGGLPSNSRSTEFLAAQRTVDSTRSLEMGFLPATRDEVQGVQDLFEKKAGFFERWFGNKTQVLWERRANEANLKSSPLDSYRYVHFATHGLVNESKPQLSGLILAQNDSPEEDGILYLGEIYNLNLNADLAVLSACETGLGKLARGEGLIGLTRGFLYAGATNLLVSLWQVNDVSTANLMIAFYQNMLEGKSKAAALREAKLRMIEHEVKYARPYYWAPFVLIGK
- a CDS encoding tetratricopeptide repeat protein — protein: MRHHKSAFCKEVVLAAILFFFCSCSRERQPSKTAPVNKPSVGVSQPSPTALADSSLADQIFAHAEEFFKNSRYDSAITYFEKASRFFEADQNWEGYVRAYAEMARTLMRIGSFDQASQKLSHALEIGLQRLGEDHPVLASVYEILGTLSHIKDDNDQAIFYFQKALSILAGQCG
- a CDS encoding T9SS type A sorting domain-containing protein; amino-acid sequence: MKTRFSFLALAALLLATLNVRTLFAQIHEINHETVNAYGWFGGDNRPNQQRTVGVGQSVLIDTAMTVRNFAFYFRGPFDYAANPEGRGHAVTLTLNVRDAAGAILKTLQVAVPDTFSAGWVTWSGIDLAVAANTTLIFTCYLVGAYDSSQYRASHGADANQGYTEGVRYGKNGTSDADMESWTDWVVHPSWDSAFRLQGTLTSPTPTNVRGWYADGQVWILWDLDNNPPETYAIYSSPTPFTNINQAQLIGRLYEEEWLPFALRTQLNSNANYVIPNGQGGRYTLPPNTGLFVETVHESGAKYYAVVKWGETAITNNITPNPISYAYDVNDPVECHPQGTATLPSGHRATAYYMWADGRDNHWEGRPDFPIMANRHKNGMPSFFIVSEAKNLPPGKVSAVHWLHGGEGTARQSLPASRASINIEPQDGLLVAHNDDFIRKMIINGVVGKLEAKSNSWWFGWAKNLDPFDNIRPMPADGDTVVNYTQRRLLWINDWLVKNRNVDPERVAIQGHSVGSAGTTALAKAFPNVFATACIFNNGFGGPTNNADTTAGQGAHILGTPAQNLPTNLRNYRGDVVRAYDLFNLSTPIASTRDMALMRSWHGKNDDNGTMQWDAYVVEEYHRADSSAWGMQLFWDERRHGLDNLRVHWSHGPGNLQTERDDAAYQVRYRANQSFPAFYNHQKYPGSNKDPGDGTRGTGGAGVGDDWGSFGGYHDWEVNSIVDTPGRWEVTAYLIGLSSHLMDNSPDASLTSDLAIRKPQQFKPPTGRQLHWSVTRISDGQVLQSGMTTVGPDDLVSLTGITLYRDPDRVRIRVVDPTVAVESRDPEILPTEFSLSQNYPNPFNPSTVISFQLPVSRHVTLKVFDVTGREVATLVEGRRNAGRHSVTLRSNNLPSGVYFYRLVAGDFHETKKMMLMR
- a CDS encoding T9SS type A sorting domain-containing protein, whose protein sequence is MNYKNLFLAVMVLLQTTNLHGQKDCNKTSIGQVPLTDLRTGTYQGYAGGLYPNGSNFLPGAHKAAGLLAAAQIRPLNQAGSVDFLNGKIGLIAIGPSFATMEFSAFKILVAQDPTVNPELVLVDGAQSGKSAAQFADTTDQVWTVIAQRLADANVTWQQVQVAWVKSVNTIHNAGFPADQTKLSNDLAQIARNLKAKFPNIKLAYFTSRSYGGYGNNEPYPYETGFAVKWLIERQINADTTLRFVGANAKAPWLAWAPYLWADGTRPRQDGVTWECSDYQDDGVHPSLSGRAKVARMLLTFFKTDSTASSWFLRNPPTAVEETPHFSPSGFVLERNYPNPFNPATVINFQLPVDSYMTLKVFDVSGREVATLVHEQLEAGKHNVVFKAGHLPSGVYFIRLTAGQFTQIRKATLIK